The following are from one region of the Myotis daubentonii chromosome 2, mMyoDau2.1, whole genome shotgun sequence genome:
- the OXGR1 gene encoding 2-oxoglutarate receptor 1 — protein sequence MNEPLDNFTNTSDFPGYAAAFRNCTDEKIPLKKHYLPVIYSIIFLVGFPGNAVAISTYVCKMRPWKSCTVIMLNLACTDLLYLTSLPFLIHYYASGENWIFGDFMCKFIRFGFHFNLYSSILFLTCFSVFRYFVISHPMSCFCIHKTRWAVAACAGVWIISLVAVIPMTFLITSTTRTNSSACLDLTSSDDLTTIKWYNLILTATTFCLPLVIVTLCYAMIIYTLSQGPRTHSGLKQKARRLTILLLLVFYICFLPFHVLRVIRIESRLLSISCSVENQIHEAYIFSRPLAALNTFGNLLLYVVVSDNFQQAIGSMVRCKASGDLEQAKKISYSNNP from the coding sequence ATGAATGAGCCGCTAGACAATTTTACCAACACTTCTGATTTCCCCGGTTATGCAGCTGCTTTTAGAAACTGCACTGATGAGAAAATCCCACTCAAGAAGCACTACCTCCCTGTTATTTACAGCATCATCTTCCTGGTGGGCTTTCCGGGGAACGCAGTGGCAATTTCCACTTACGTTTGCAAAATGCGGCCCTGGAAAAGCTGCACCGTCATCATGCTGAACCTGGCCTGCACGGACCTGCTCTACCTCACCAGCCTCCCTTTCCTGATCCACTACTACGCCAGCGGCGAAAACTGGATCTTTGGGGACTTCATGTGCAAGTTCATCCGCTTCGGTTTCCATTTCAACCTGTACAGCAGCATCCTCTTCCTCACCTGCTTCAGCGTCTTCCGTTACTTTGTGATCAGCCACCCGATGAGCTGCTTTTGCATTCACAAAACTCGGTGGGCCGTGGCGGCCTGTGCTGGGGTGTGGATCATTTCCCTGGTGGCTGTCATTCCCATGACTTTCCTGATCACATCAACCACCAGGACCAACAGCTCTGCCTGCCTTGACCTCACCAGTTCAGATGACCTCACTACCATCAAGTGGTACAATCTGATTTTGACTGCCACAACCTTCTGCCTTCCCCTGGTGATAGTGACACTCTGCTATGCAATGATTATCTACACCCTCAGCCAAGGGCCAAGGACTCACAGCGGCCTGAAGCAGAAAGCTCGGAGGCTAACCATCCTGCTACTTCTtgtgttttatatatgttttttaccCTTCCATGTCTTGAGGGTCATTCGGATCGAATCTCGCCTGCTTTCCATCAGCTGCTCCGTTGAGAATCAGATCCATGAAGCTTACATCTTTTCTAGACCCTTAGCCGCCCTGAACACCTTTGGTAACCTGTTACTGTACGTGGTGGTCAGCGACAACTTTCAG